A window from Thunnus albacares chromosome 19, fThuAlb1.1, whole genome shotgun sequence encodes these proteins:
- the col8a2 gene encoding collagen alpha-2(VIII) chain, whose translation MLVTMLLAPVCVLLMLGGRALAGGYPPVAHMKYMQPMMKGPIGPPFREGKGHYIDMPPMMEVKGEPGPQGKPGPRGPPGPAGLPGKPGLGKPGLNGQPGPQGPSGFPGIGKPGLPGLPGKIGPKGMQGLNGEVGPRGEPGPRGPPGQPGLPGPAGLSLNGKPGLPGIRGPPGSRGEPGLKGISGPPGDRGLKGENGNGKPGPPGIRGPPGLKGATGPPGLPGIGKPGLKGLPGPSGLKGDNGLPGDRGEPGEAGAPGLQGLPGPVGLGKPGLDGLPGGSGPLGPKGEPGPRGAPGFPGTPGYGKPGLGGPKGEKGHIGLPGLPGDKGDQGRVGPIGESGLDGQPGPQGLQGPMGLPGKHGIPGLKGELGPQGPPGLPGLRGDQGPNGIPGKPGISGDKGIPGLNGPIGKPGPKGEAGHIGLPGNPGLTGAPGPKGETGFIGTPGPRGQSGIPGLQGPMGPMGPQGVPGLKGEPGLPGAPGLGKFGDKGAIGPQGPPGKPGPAGLNGNPGPPGPPGPPGPPGNGQTVVAGPTDQLEGGEVPGDRKGPAYSQVPLSASIAPAFTAILTTPFPPSGMPIKFDRTLYNGQNAYSSATGMFTAPISGVYYFAYHMHVKGTSLWVALYKNNVPATYTYDEYKKGYMDQASGSAVLELKEGDQVWVQMPSDQANGLYSTEYIHSSFSGFLLCPT comes from the coding sequence ATATGCCACCTATGATGGAAGTGAAGGGGGAACCAGGACCCCAAGGGAAACCTGGACCAAGAGGGCCCCCTGGGCCAGCAGGACTTCCAGGAAAACCTGGACTGGGGAAGCCTGGTCTCAATGGCCAGCCAGGCCCTCAGGGGCCTTCTGGCTTTCCAGGAATTGGTAAGCCTGGACTTCCAGGTCTCCCAGGAAAGATTGGGCCAAAGGGGATGCAAGGGCTTAATGGCGAGGTTGGTCCTCGTGGTGAACCGGGTCCCAGAGGTCCCCCAGGGCAGCCAGGCCTCCCTGGCCCGGCTGGCCTGTCTCTAAATGGAAAACCTGGGCTTCCAGGTATCAGAGGCCCCCCTGGGTCTCGGGGAGAACCAGGATTAAAGGGCATTTCTGGCCCACCAGGTGATCGCGGGCTTAAGGGTGAGAATGGAAATGGGAAGCCAGGACCTCCAGGTATAAGGGGTCCACCTGGGTTAAAAGGTGCTACAGGACCACCCGGTCTTCCAGGTATAGGCAAGCCAGGACTAAAAGGTTTGCCTGGACCGTCTGGTCTTAAAGGTGATAATGGACTCCCGGGGGATCGAGGTGAACCAGGAGAGGCAGGGGCTCCAGGTCTACAAGGTCTGCCAGGGCCAGTTGGGTTAGGGAAGCCTGGGCTAGATGGACTGCCAGGAGGCTCAGGTCCACTAGGTCCCAAAGGTGAGCCAGGGCCCAGAGGTGCTCCTGGATTTCCTGGGACTCCAGGCTATGGAAAACCTGGTCTGGGTGGGCCAAAAGGAGAAAAGGGCCATATTGGTTTGCCTGGTCTCCCAGGGGACAAAGGAGATCAAGGAAGGGTGGGCCCAATTGGGGAGTCAGGCCTTGACGGACAACCAGGGCCACAAGGACTTCAAGGCCCAATGGGACTTCCAGGAAAACACGGAATACCAGGACTGAAGGGAGAGCTGGGGCCCCAGGGCCCTCCAGGACTGCCTGGCCTCAGAGGTGATCAAGGCCCCAATGGGATCCCTGGAAAACCTGGTATCTCTGGGGACAAAGGCATCCCTGGGCTGAACGGTCCTATTGGAAAACCTGGACCCAAAGGTGAAGCAGGGCATATTGGCCTTCCTGGTAATCCTGGGCTGACAGGTGCTCCCGGGCCAAAAGGTGAAACAGGGTTTATAGGGACACCAGGTCCCAGGGGTCAGTCAGGTATTCCTGGTCTTCAAGGGCCCATGGGTCCCATGGGGCCACAGGGTGTCCCTGGCCTGAAGGGTGAACCCGGACTTCCAGGGGCACCAGGGCTGGGTAAGTTTGGAGATAAGGGAGCCATAGGTCCCCAAGGTCCTCCGGGGAAACCAGGCCCTGCTGGGCTCAATGGTAACCCTGGGCCTCCTGGGCCACCAGGGCCCCCAGGTCCTCCAGGAAATGGCCAAACAGTTGTTGCAGGTCCAACAGACCAGTTGGAAGGGGGTGAAGTACCAGGAGACAGAAAGGGGCCAGCATACAGTCAAGTTCCACTCTCTGCCTCTATAGCACCAGCCTTCACAGCCATCCTCACCACGCCTTTCCCTCCCTCTGGCATGCCAATCAAATTTGACAGGACCCTGTACAACGGGCAAAATGCCTACAGCTCGGCTACTGGCATGTTCACTGCTCCTATATCTGGTGTCTACTACTTTGCGTACCACATGCATGTAAAGGGAACTAGCCTGTGGGTGGCACTGTACAAGAACAATGTACCAGCCACTTACACCTATGATGAATACAAGAAAGGCTACATGGACCAGGCGTCTGGTAGTGCTGTCCTAGAGCTGAAGGAGGGTGACCAGGTATGGGTCCAGATGCCTTCAGATCAGGCAAATGGCCTCTATTCCACCGAATACATCCATTCCTCCTTCTCAGGATTCCTGCTCTGTCCTACATAA